The Setaria viridis chromosome 9, Setaria_viridis_v4.0, whole genome shotgun sequence sequence CTGTTTTGcacataagaaaaaaaatcctaccgGTACCTAAGTGACGTGCATGATACTAATGCTTAATATTGTAGTGAATTGTGACATTCTGGACTCAAATGGTAGATGTAGATATGCTGATAGCTTGCTCATGCAAACTTGATAGCTTTTGGTCACAAATGATATATGTAGAAATGTTGATATATTGCTCATAGATGCAAACTAATTGCTGTGAGACATATTAGTTTGTAGTGTTCTAATGTGCAACGTGACATTACATTGGACTAGCTACTAGCAGCTTGCTAGTTTGTATGGATGACTGGATGTTAATGCTATATGTATTATTGTGATAAATCGATGTCAATTTTTCCAACTGTTTGATGTATTGTTGTGATGACTGCATATGCCCTGGTGATACAATAATTTTGAGGCAATTACATCTGAATAGCATtgtatatattgtgttcctttgAATAATTCTCGTTGGATCGTTGGTCGGTATTTGTGTACCGTGCATCTGGTCCTTAGGCGATACAAACATGTTAGTTGGTATAGGTTTATACCGACGCCACTTATGCATCACATAGGAATAGTCGGCATAACTCTATACCGACCAACAATCAGTCGCTACAATGACTTGTACCGACCACAATGTAGTCGGCCATGTGAGGCTATAGTATAGTGGAAGTAGGGAAAATGCAGCTCCACATGTACATGTGGTTATATAAGTTATCTTAGCCCTTCATTCCTCTCACATGATATCCATCCGACCGTTAAATTTTTCACCTATCCATGATTCATCCTACCGTTGATCTTAAAATGAATGATTTAGATAGCTCATGTGGTTACATGCACATGTGAAAAATCCATGTGTTGGAAGTAGCCTTTGTTATGATGGACACTAGTACTGCAGTAAGCAGAATATGTAGCAGTAACCTAGCAGATGATGATAAGAGTCCTGACCCATCACTAGCTAGCTCTTGTCGAGTGAATTTGGCATGGTTGCTCAAGTTGCTTCTGTACTTCCACATGGGAAAGAATTGTCGTATCCCCCCAAAACAACTGGCGCGTCCAGGGACAACCAAGCAACGATCAAATCGTTCGAAGGATACACATCATGCTTTGCTGCCGCCAAGATCAAAAGCATCTCCCTCCACTCCATCGACCTGCTATAAAAACCCTGCCAAACACCCTGAGAAAACCATCCCAAAACACAGAACACGCAGTGCACAGTACTAGAACACCACCTCCTGCTCAAACCGTAGAGCAATCAATCACCAATGGCCCCCAAGCCTGCCCTCTTCCTTGCCCTCGGCCTCCTCTTCGCTGTTGCCGCCCATGGCTGCACACCCTACTGCCCCGGTCCAGTCGTCCCTACGCCGCCGGTCGTGCCGACGCCGTcccacggccacggcgggcgcTGCCCGATCGACGCGCTGAAGCTGAGGGTGTGCGCTAACGTTCTGGGCCTCGTCAAGGTCGGCCTACCCCAATACGACCAGTGCTGCCCCCTGCTGCAGGGGCtcgtcgacctcgacgccgccgtctgCCTCTGCACCGCGATTAAGGCCGATGTCCTCGGCATCCACCTCAACTTGCCCGTCAGCCTCAACCTCATCCTCAACAAGTGCGGCAAGATTTGCCCGGCCGACTTCACCTGCCCTCAGTAAGATGGAGAGCTGATGTAGCAGAAGTACCCATCCACGGAACATACTCTCGTACTCACGCGATTCCAACTTTTACTTCATTGCTTTGCAATGGCGAGATGTTGCATGTGATCGAACAAGTTTGTTGTAATTCTTTTGCTGTATGTTTGCATGGTTCGTATACCGTTTTAAATTGCCAATAAGAAATGTTCATCTTTTTAGAGAAAGAGGAAAGAATTGTTCATGATCAGTCAGTATGTAAGAACTACATATGATCCGAACTTCTGTGACAGTGATTTTCGGAGGTTTATGTTTGATTTTgttctggattttttttttgcaaactgaGTGGGACGCACCAGATTCAAGTACATGTCGTCTACGACATGATATGTGCTCCCACCCTACCGGAAAAAAATCTACGTAACCCCCCAAGGTAGATGGTGGCTCACTTCACCCCTAACCTGCAAAACCAGGTTTTTTACACCATAAATTAGCGAAAACCATTTATATAACCTCCTAAGGTGGTTTTGTAGCCCGGTTTTGCTGATTTGGCATACCACGTTGGATGGAAGTGACACCTTATCATTTGGGTCCACTTATCAGTTTTTTTTATTCATCCACACCTCTCTAGCTCTCTTCCCCATTCTACATATCCGTTCGCAACGCGAGAAAGCCTGGCCATGGCCGACGGAGGCCTGCCGCGCTGCACAGGGATGGGGGATGGGATGGCGTGGCGCTTCCATTTGTAGGCTCGTCGGTGCTTATTGAGCCAGCGGCGGAGGGAagggcagcagcaggaggagcgcTCGCGTCATCATACCTCGATTTGCCATGGATTATCTCTACTCTTTAGCTTTCAGGCTGTGCTTCGATGAATTTTGCTGGCCCTAGCCACCGGCTACCATGGTTGGTATCTGATTTGAGCTAAGAAAGAAGAAACCACCATGGCATTAGTCACGTTGATGACCCACTCTAGTCTCCTCCCATGAAACGCTAATCCTAGCAACTAGCAAGCGGCATGCGCAGGTAGTTGGCGTGATGCTCGTTGCTCGAACTTGCAGCGCGGAGGTGGATGCACGCCAAGGAGCCAAGGAGCAAGAGAGGAGGCGACGGGCGCCGCGCGGCAGCCGAGCAGCTGTGCAGGTCCAGTGGCGGGCAGAGCAAACGGTGCTCATCGCACCACTCAGCATGGCAAGGAGGAGCCGTGCCGCAAGCCAGCTATATGGATGGCGGCGGTGCACTGCATGGGGGCGGCGCTGGGTGCCTCGGACCGGCCGGTGCGGTACCAGATGATCGGTGCGAGACTCCGTGGAGGCGCATAAATGGAGTGGTACAGTATGTCGTCGCTGGCGATAATGAGGTGGTCACAGCTCGTTGGGGACGACGCAAGCGACCAGGGTGATGAGCTTGTGGAAGCGGAGGAACACGAGGGACCAGCGGGACAGCGGCCGATCAAGCGGGACCCACGTCTCCGGGTCCATGTCAGCAATTTGGTCCACTTAGCATGCCAACATGGCTAAACCACTCTACAAAACCACTATAGGGGGTAATTTAAATGGTTTTGTAAAGGTGAGGGGTTAAAAACCCGGTTTCATACCTTAGCATGCCAACATGGCTAAACCACTCTACAAAACCACTATAGGGGGTAATTTAAATGGTTTTGTAAAGGTGAGGGGGTTAAAAACCCGGTTTCATAGTTGAGGGGGTGATGTAGTCGACCATTGATATGTagactttttctaaaaaaacaataAGATTGGACGGTGCCTACCGCTGTGGTTAAgacttaggtcctgtttggcacggctccactcctaaactccagcaactccatcaaaaaattcagccaaacaccccaactccaaaactccatggagttgccaactccatggagctgtagtgcaaatggaggtggagttctggagcacctcttttgctactccagaaacctctctttgaacctcctcgtggagttggtgggtaattacccaccaataccactggttacacaaaaaaacgtttcattctattctcctgAGCCCCACTcaccgccagagccccgcccgtcgccgcccccgtggccggccggccccgccgcccgtcgccaccccgccgcccggcgacacccgtcgccacccccgtggccggccgaccccgccgcccgtcgttgcccgtcgccgctcgccgtgcccgtcgcccgtcgccgcccgccgcccgtctaTTCTCctgagccccactcgccgccagagccccgcccgtcgccgccccttgCCGCCCCGTTGCCCgtcaccgcccgtcgccgcccaccgcgcccgtcgccgccccagtcgccgcccaccccgccgcccgtggagggtctcccgtgtgcggcacagtgcagtgaaaaaaggggaagaagaagataggatagagaggatgacaagtggagccttaattggggggcaacaatggcaatccacactgaaatcgatattttttggagctgagagcacccatctagccaaacatccCATTTTTGTTTTgaagttttggagcggagctggctccatgtggagttctggagtggagcagctccacctggagttggaaccatgccaaacagggtctTAATAGGGcgaacatgcatgcatatatgacGACAAGCTGATTGTTTGTCTAGTCTTGAGCTTCCCTTGCTGGCTTGCTCTAATTTCACGtttgagtaaaatgcaccaCATGTACCTTAACTTGTTCCGCTGTGATGCATTTCGGGTCCCTAAAGGGGTCCATCTAGGTCCAAAACGCGCCACGTGAGCTTCGGACGCGGATGTGGCATGACATCGTGGCGCCACGCTGACAAATATATGAAAAGAACTCCTAATTCCTGCATCTCCTCTGCTCTCGGTTCTTCCATGGCGCTCGGCGTCTGCagccgcgcggcggccggcaggcCGACATGGCTCGGGGCGCCTCTTGACTCATGAGTGACAGGAAAGGTGGCTTCCGCAGTTGTGTACCTCTCTGCTGAGGCCCGCGCCGGCGAGCAAACGGGCGGACAGCGTGGGTAGGCGGCGACGTCGGCGAGCTGCGGCAGCGGGCGAGCAACACTGCTGGGATGCGTGGCTGACGAGCCATGTGGGCGGGCGAGCGATGACGGCAGGTGagtggacggcgccggcgggcgagcAACACGGCCGGGATGCGTGGAAGTGGCGCGGGCGGGCAAGCAGCGCAGGAGGCGAGCTACAATGGCGGGCGAGCAAGTGAACAAGGCCGGGATGTGCGGCAGCAGCGTGGGCGGGAGAGCGCCGCGGCCGGGATGAGCGGCCAGTGAGCCGTGCAGacgggcgagcggcgcgggcgagccgCGAGATGCGACACGGGCGAGCGACAGGACCGGGGGGGCGCGGGTGCGCGAGCGGCGCAGGCGACGAGATGCGACGACTGTCGAGCGATGCGACCGGGAGGCGCGGTCGGCGAGCCGCACGGATGGGCGAGCGGTGCAGGGGGCGAGATGGGACGACGGGCGAGCGACGTGACCGGGAGGCGCGGTCGGTGAGCCGCGCGGGTTGGCGAATGGCGCAGACGGCAAAACCGACGACGGGCGAGCGGACGGAATTGCCGTCGAACTGCGAGGGGGCAAatgaggcggcgggcgagctaCGATGACGCGGCTGACGAGCGGAGTGGACGGGATGTGCGGAAGACGATACTGCTGTGCTCAAGGTCGTCGCCGGCCTTGTCCAAGTCGCAAACATCAATTATTCCATGGGATTGAAGCTTTCTTGCATCCACCGAGCTCGTCGTCATGCCTGTTCCTGAGGAGATGGTTTACAGAGCGGCGAGGATGTCTTCTTTAATGAGAGGGCAGAGGAGGATAACGAGAGGACCTGGACTGAACGATGATAGGAATTAGGGATTGTTTTGCATATATTTGTCAGCATGGTGCCATGGTGGCATGCCACATCCGCGTCCGAAGCGCATTTGGATTTGGATGGACCTCTTTATAGAGTTTAGGGACTTAAAAAtgtattttaaaaatatattttagaagTTTAGGAACCTGGTTGGCACAGCAGGACAGCATGACAAGTTGAGGTACCTGTGATGCAGCATTTTACTCTTGTTCAAATCATGAGTTTCTTATATTGTTCGTCTGACCGTGGAGACTCTAATCCAAGTGCTAACTTTCATAATTCCATTCCAAACATGTTACACAAGTCAAAGCACTAACACCAAGATGTACTACAATTTAAAAGTGAGTGCCAAGTCGGAGCTCACCCCCGCCTCTTCACTGACCAACCAGGGGTCTACCGTCACCCTTGCCGCCCCCGCCTTCTCGATCGCTACCCATTGCTCGCTACCTTTCCGTCCGGAACTTCCTCTAGGTCCGTCAACACAGGTACCTCCAAGCCCGAACCCTAAAGAGTTCAATGGTGAACTCGTCAGATTTGAAGAAGGGGAAAGTTGGGAGAGAGAAAGATTCAGGTATGGGGAGATGGAAAATGCTTGGGTGTGATATAGATTTTCTCTTCaggaatattttttttgcattgtgttgtgttgtattttttatttgtttaaaaGTGTATGAATGGGCAGCATTCCATAATCTACAACTCATAAGTCAGGTTAGACTTGGAGTAGGCCTTGGGTATTCATAATTCATACTCAAATTCACACCCACCTCAAATTTGAAGGGtatgggtagaaaattatataccatTAGAAATGGGGAGAGTAGGGTATGGGAATGGTACAATTTATTCAGAATATATATAGTATCtagtacaaaattaattatccattggatatgggtgAGAACGGGGAGGGTGAAAATTGGATAATATATATTTGGATTTGGGTACGAATTGTCCATACCCTCCCAATGGTAGGCCTAACTTGGAGGGATGGGTGGTAGCTGTGCTGTGCGCAATAGTGGCTTCCAGAAAAAGAGTTGCGGTCTAGCACCTTTGATTAGCAAGGTGGTAGTGGGCAGTCGCGGATCTAGCGTTGAAGGATTGTTGTTTGGtcatggaggaggtggtgggagGGGGCCTCTACAAAAACGATTTCACATACGTCACGTCCTTTTTATAGCAGTAGTCGATCAGTAACGGTGATGATAGCCATGGAGCTAGTACGCTAGGGCACCTAACCTGTGGACTGCGCAGTGAGAACAAGGGAGATGATACATAATGTTGCTCGAGGTCGGAGACCATTAATTTTTGAGTCGTTGATGATGTCTATCTAGCTAGGGGTGGCTGATCAGCTAGATAGATCAGCTAGTTAAGGTTTGGCTCGTTATGGCTCATTTTCATTTGATAATGAGCCAGCTCGGCTTGGCTTGTTACAATTGACAAGCTAAAAATCGAGTTTGCCTCGGTTCGTTCGAAAGGTTCAAGCTGGTTTGTTTGGCTTTAGCTCACGAGCCAAGCATCATTCAACATTAAAGTCAAGATAAATATACTATTAAccaaaataaaaatttaaatgtgtcaataatattttattctaaAAGTTTAGCTTAggatatattttaaaaataaataacatTAATCAATAAATTGGGATAATATAGGTGTTTGGAAACTCAAAGTAAACTTAATTAGCACTATATTTGACTTACATGTTGAATAACAAATTTATTTTAACCAAATAATAGTAATACAATTGTATTCATAAAGAAAAAGTTTGGTGTTATCATCTTTGTCGAGCTTAATATAAGCCAATTGAACACCACACGAGAGGTTTAGAACCGGGAGAGGTTTAGAACCGGCTCATTAAGAAAACGAGTTGAAACTGAGCCTTAGCTCGACTTGTTTAAAGGTCAAGCCGACCTATGAACGAGTCGAGTCGGCTCCCGAACCTCGAACTTTTCAGCTAGTCTTATGTCCATCCTGGCTAGTTGTTTACGCGAGCACAATGATTATCTCTCGGAGCAAAATCGACCCAACTGTACTATCATATTTCTACATAAACATATCTATCGATGATATAGGAGCTAAGACCCATCAATAACTAGCTCACTGCGTAAAACTAGCATGATTGCTGATCAACTTGCTTCTGCATTTTCACATGCCAAAATGTTGTCCTGTCTCGCCCTCATAACTGGCGCATCAATGGACAACCAAGCAACGTTCAACCCCATCGAATCACACACATGCATTGCTGCATTCATGCACGCATAACGCCAAGCACGATGGCATCTTTCTCCCGTGATCGATCAGCTATAAAAAGCCATGCCAAACTCCTTGAGAAAACCATCCCAAAAACACATACGAGCACGCAGTAGCACAAGGTCACCACTATCTTACTCACGATCAGACGACTGCACTGATCACCAATGGCTGCCAAGCTCGCCCTCTTCCTGGCCCTGAGCctcctcttcgccgccgccgcgcacggctGCGCACCCTACTGCCCCGGCCCAGTCGTCCCGACGCCGTcccacggccacggcgggcgcTGCCCGATCGACGCGCTGAAGCTAAGGGTGTGCGCCAACGTGCTGGGCCTCGTCAAGGTCGGCCTGCCCCAGTACGACCAGTGCTGCCCCCTGCTGCAGGGGCtcgtcgacctcgacgccgccgtctgCCTCTGCACTGCGATCAAGGCCGATGTCCTCGGCATCCACCTCAACGTGCCCGTCAGCCTCAACCTCATCCTCAACAAGTGCGGCAAGATCTGCCCGGCCGACTTCACTTGCCCTCCGTAAGATGGGAGCTGATGAAATGAGCTAAACCCCATCATCCAAGGAACTAGGCTTGGGTCCTATTTCGCGATTCCGATACTTCATTTCTTCCAACGGCGACATGTCTGCTGGGCTATTGCACAATCAATAAGTTTGTTATAAATTCTTTCACTGTACCTTCGATTTGTACACTTGTATGGAGTTGTACCATTTTTAATTGTCGATAAGAAATGCTCACTTTTTCTTGGGAGAAAGAGGAAAGAAATATTCATGGTCAATTACACGTATATGCTGCACGTCGGTTATATTTATGTCTACCCAAATATTCTACATGGTGAGGAACCAAAATTTGGTATAAGCACCAGATTTTGGTATCTCatctatttgcaaaaaagtTAAAAACGCATACGCCCCTATAATACACATGCTGACATGCACACCTATCACTTTGAGCACCTTCAAAGAGATTGGACCACGAAGTCACGCCAGCTCTCTACGAGGAGTCACTACTATAGAAATGACCTTTCGTCCAGCACCTTAGTACTGGTTGGaattagacccggtactaatgtgagcattagtactgggtctaaCGTATAGTTCCCCGtgaccccttttagtaccgggtgttaCCCCGtgggtggagggcggcgggcgacggggcgAAGGTGggagggcggggcggcgacggggtgaAGGCGggagggcggggcggcgacggggctgGCCGGGGGCGGGCGGATGCCGGTGGGAGGAGGCGGGTGGGAGGGCGGTAGGGCCGGGCgggattttattatttttattttttaatacccctttagcaccggttatttcaaccagtactaaaggcccccctttagtaccgaactagtagTACCGGtggcacaaccggtactaaagggggtttaTAACCGGTAGAAAAGGCTATTTCCTTAGTAGTGACGTCACCTACCATTGAAAGAATAATGTTGTTTACTCCTAAAATAAATCCATGCTATGTTGAGGACTCTAAATTTATGCATAGTTTGcccatcttactattactaattggaggctccttttgaatcCTCCACATGAAggcacctaggaatcctagatGGACACTGTAGAAAAAGAGATAACTACTACAAATTCtctcaaaaaagcaaaacatcttgCCTTCAATTTGGTagctcaaatcatcatagccattggatctattataattttttaaaaaattacccacctatgctattatgaaaatagcctaaaggaacccctaaatctatatctaaattacccaccattgctattatataaaataaactaaaataatCCCCTTATATTCATGCAAATTatccacttatgccattataaaaaaacttaaaataaccccctaaattttcATTTAAATTGCGCACCATAACATTATATGAAATAATTTAAAGTGGctccttaaatttgcatcaaaattacccacatttgtcattattaaaaatttgaatccaaattactttcattaaaaaatataaCCAGAGGTATGCAAATGTACGATTTTAAattgtctatttcttacactgcTGGTGTAGAACATAATAATCAAGGTATACACACatgatgtgtcaccatttataaatatatagagaAAGTGATTAGAATACAgattttcatgttaaaataTACCTCAAACATAGAGTTCATTAAATAAATTAAAGCGCATACCTGcaatgcaaaatgaaaaaaaaataaagattacaaatgtggatgaaaatattatatatagagtaattactaactaaagtcTATCACAATTGGTTGAAGATAATAGaattatatctatataagtattgtatcagaatatttaacaaatgagagagcTCAAGGCAACCATTTTGATTTCTAGCTATGTGTCCATTTTTTTAATTGGAAACTCCACATTAATTTTCAGAAGATGCACTAGGGAAAAAGATAAatactagaaattctcacaaaaataaaaacatatgGGCATCAAACCTGtagactctaataatcatagccattgatctattagaTTTTCTTAAAGACAATTAGGCTTTCATTCTAAAGTAAACTTCTAAACcgatatctaaattacccaccttttCATTATGAAAAACAATTAAAGTAACCacataatcttcatctaaattatctATACATATCAatataaaaataacttaaaatgcccttctaaatttgtatcaaaattacccacctatgtcattattaaaaataacctaaagtaaacatcttaatcttaatctaattatctatATGTTCGTTATACAGAAATGTTCAAAAGTAAacaaatatatgattctaaaatTACCTATTTCTATCGttattaatatagaaatactaagttaaggtatatacgcatgatgtatGTCACTGCGTAAACCAATTATATGGGAGAAAGCAATGAAAAATACTGATCTTCGTGTTAAAGACAATGTATGGATGTGCATTGTAaagtgaaaaaaatatgaatgtgaATGAAAAAGTATATAGAGTATTTACTAATTAAAAGTCAATCACAACTgaagtattgtgttagaatattaaaCAAGTGAGAGAGTCGTAGATAAATATTTTTGATTAGTAGTTAGGGatctaatttttaaataactttctaatacaataatttttaaatttattAGCCCATGAAGGAACATGGGTTGATGAACTAGTGGTAATAATTGTTATAATGGATGGTTAAAAGAAGCAACTACTTTTGTGGACGGATTTCAATAATTGTTATAATTGAATTATGTGAAATTTTGTCGACGGATACTTATGAATTTAAGAAATGCAAGCCTGCCAAGGTATTCAAAGTACCATTTATTTCTATTTGTTACATGGACAAAAGCAGGAATATCTATATTAATCATCTCGGAGTGGTGAGGACTCCCACCGATTTAAAATCTACGGAATGGTAATTATCCCTCAAGAACTTTTTGCTCTCACCGGCACTTGATTTTGTGAGCTACAAGTAAATATGAAGTTGACACTTCATGAGGTAAGAAAACATCAACATTTGCTCcg is a genomic window containing:
- the LOC117841092 gene encoding cortical cell-delineating protein codes for the protein MAAKLALFLALSLLFAAAAHGCAPYCPGPVVPTPSHGHGGRCPIDALKLRVCANVLGLVKVGLPQYDQCCPLLQGLVDLDAAVCLCTAIKADVLGIHLNVPVSLNLILNKCGKICPADFTCPP
- the LOC117841090 gene encoding cortical cell-delineating protein produces the protein MAPKPALFLALGLLFAVAAHGCTPYCPGPVVPTPPVVPTPSHGHGGRCPIDALKLRVCANVLGLVKVGLPQYDQCCPLLQGLVDLDAAVCLCTAIKADVLGIHLNLPVSLNLILNKCGKICPADFTCPQ